A window from Roseburia sp. 499 encodes these proteins:
- the aroC gene encoding chorismate synthase — MAGSTFGTQFKITTWGESHGKGIGVVIDGCPAGLSLCEDDIQKFLNRRKPGQSRFSTPRKEDDAVQILSGVFEGKTTGTPISLVVFNENQRSKDYGDIATYYRPGHADYTFDMKYGFRDYRGGGRSSGRETIGRVAAGAVAAKILEQLGISFITYSRSIGPVSISKTANELLNNIKATQQMILSNPLYMPESEASEKAQNFLEECMIQHNSAGGIIECIITGVPAGLGDPVFEKLDANLAKAIFSIGAVKGFEIGDGFAVAASTGLENNDAFCMQDGKVATATNHAGGILGGMSNGAPVIFRAAIKPTPSIAATQKTVNKSGEEIDISIHGRHDPIIVPRAVVVVEAMAALTIVDALLCNMGSKIESLEKLY, encoded by the coding sequence ATGGCAGGTTCAACATTTGGAACACAATTTAAAATCACCACATGGGGAGAATCCCACGGGAAAGGCATCGGTGTTGTCATCGACGGATGCCCTGCCGGACTTTCTCTTTGTGAAGACGATATACAAAAATTTTTAAATCGCAGAAAACCGGGACAGTCCAGATTTTCTACTCCAAGAAAAGAGGATGACGCGGTACAGATTCTTTCCGGAGTATTTGAAGGAAAAACAACCGGTACCCCTATCAGTCTTGTAGTCTTTAATGAAAATCAGCGTTCTAAGGATTATGGAGATATTGCTACCTATTATCGTCCGGGACATGCAGACTATACCTTTGATATGAAGTACGGTTTTCGAGATTACCGCGGTGGCGGACGTTCTTCCGGGCGTGAAACCATTGGACGTGTAGCTGCCGGAGCTGTTGCTGCTAAGATTTTAGAACAGCTTGGTATTTCCTTTATTACCTACTCACGCTCTATCGGACCGGTATCGATTTCTAAGACTGCGAACGAATTGCTTAATAATATTAAGGCAACTCAGCAAATGATTCTCTCTAATCCACTCTATATGCCAGAATCAGAGGCTTCTGAAAAAGCACAGAACTTTTTAGAGGAATGTATGATACAGCACAATTCTGCCGGAGGTATCATTGAATGTATCATTACCGGAGTTCCTGCCGGACTAGGTGATCCTGTTTTTGAAAAACTAGATGCAAACCTTGCAAAAGCTATTTTCTCTATTGGTGCAGTCAAAGGCTTTGAAATCGGAGATGGTTTTGCTGTTGCTGCTTCTACCGGACTGGAAAATAATGATGCATTTTGTATGCAGGATGGAAAGGTTGCTACTGCCACCAACCATGCCGGTGGAATCCTTGGGGGAATGAGCAATGGAGCTCCTGTAATTTTCCGGGCAGCTATAAAGCCTACTCCTTCCATTGCCGCTACACAGAAAACCGTAAATAAATCCGGGGAAGAAATTGATATTTCCATTCATGGCAGACACGACCCAATTATCGTCCCCCGAGCTGTGGTTGTCGTAGAAGCTATGGCAGCATTGACCATTGTAGATGCATTACTCTGCAATATGGGAAGTAAGATAGAATCGTTGGAGAAATTGTATTAA
- a CDS encoding DUF5344 family protein, protein MAEINVNIKKMESYISSINLMKSCWSKKARPSAEGAGRTVEEMELLAGAYEELYDSMIVLVENTVSYFENVINSFQQTDNKNSTMVERLQ, encoded by the coding sequence ATGGCAGAGATAAATGTAAATATTAAAAAAATGGAGAGTTACATTTCTAGCATTAATTTAATGAAATCATGTTGGAGTAAAAAAGCAAGACCTTCTGCGGAGGGAGCAGGAAGAACTGTTGAAGAAATGGAATTATTGGCGGGTGCTTATGAAGAACTATATGATTCTATGATTGTACTTGTAGAAAATACAGTAAGTTATTTTGAAAATGTTATTAATTCATTTCAGCAGACAGATAATAAAAATTCTACTATGGTGGAGAGGTTACAGTAA
- a CDS encoding lactonase family protein yields the protein MSKEKYVAYVGTYTHGNSVGIHIYDVDVEKGKMEERKVVPINNPSHLTVSADGKFLYSIADEGVASFKILPDGDLEPINDKWIGGMRGCYVEVDKENRYLFVGGYHDGRVTMMNLEEDGSIGEIADGIFHTGMGRSIAERNYSPHVNCVKLTPDEKYLCAVDGGLDQVKIYKIDSQSGKMKIADILREHMDSAPRMIRFAKDGKFAYVLCEESNAVDVYRYECTEAGPQFEEIQSIPTVDAKEKANCGASDIEITEDGKYLFCSNAGVNTVIIYSIDEKTGMLEEVCDSMISGSYPKTIAVLPDNKHFVSLNHDTNTITTFGVDYKKKCFLMSEKPISIDQPNCIRVHKLG from the coding sequence ATGAGTAAGGAGAAGTATGTAGCTTATGTGGGAACTTATACGCATGGAAACAGTGTTGGGATTCATATCTATGATGTAGATGTGGAAAAAGGGAAGATGGAAGAAAGAAAGGTAGTACCAATTAACAATCCATCCCATTTGACAGTATCGGCAGATGGAAAGTTTTTATATTCGATTGCGGACGAAGGTGTAGCATCATTTAAGATTTTACCGGATGGAGATTTAGAACCAATTAACGATAAATGGATTGGCGGTATGCGTGGATGTTATGTAGAGGTAGATAAAGAAAATCGTTATCTATTTGTTGGTGGTTATCACGATGGTCGTGTTACAATGATGAATCTTGAGGAAGACGGAAGCATCGGTGAGATTGCAGACGGTATCTTCCATACCGGAATGGGAAGAAGCATAGCAGAGCGCAATTATAGTCCTCATGTAAATTGTGTAAAGCTTACCCCCGATGAAAAGTATTTGTGTGCCGTAGATGGCGGTTTAGATCAGGTGAAGATTTACAAGATTGACAGTCAGAGTGGAAAAATGAAAATAGCGGATATTTTACGTGAACATATGGACTCTGCTCCAAGAATGATTCGTTTTGCAAAAGATGGAAAGTTTGCTTATGTATTATGTGAAGAAAGCAATGCAGTAGATGTATATCGTTATGAATGTACAGAGGCTGGCCCTCAGTTTGAAGAGATTCAGTCAATTCCTACGGTAGATGCGAAGGAAAAGGCAAATTGTGGAGCATCAGATATTGAAATAACAGAAGATGGAAAGTATTTGTTCTGCTCTAATGCAGGAGTAAATACAGTTATTATTTACAGTATTGATGAAAAGACAGGAATGTTAGAAGAGGTCTGTGATTCTATGATTAGTGGAAGTTATCCGAAGACGATTGCGGTGTTGCCGGATAACAAGCATTTTGTAAGTCTAAATCATGATACCAATACGATTACAACTTTTGGGGTAGATTATAAGAAGAAATGCTTTTTGATGTCAGAAAAGCCGATTTCTATTGATCAGCCGAATTGTATTCGTGTTCATAAATTAGGGTAA
- a CDS encoding peptidase U32 family protein has product MRKPELLVPASSLEVLKIAVVFGADAVYIGGEVFGLRAKAKNFSKEDMAEGIAFAHEHGVKVYVTANILAHNYDLDGVREYFKELKEIGPDALIISDPGIFTIAKEICPEIEIHISTQANNTNYGTYQFWYGQGAKRVVSARELSLAEIKEIRQNIPEDMEIETFIHGAMCISYSGRCLLSNYFTGRDANQGACTHPCRWKYAVVEEKRPGEYLPVYENERGTYIFNSKDLCMIEHIPEMIDAGIDSFKIEGRMKTALYVATVARTYRKAIDDYLESEEKYRQNMPWYLDQISNCTYRQFTTGFFFGKPSEESQIYDSNTYVKEYTYLGIVGEQNAQGFYRIEQRNKFSVGEEIEVMKPNGDNILVTVKAIQDEDGNPMESAPHPKQVLYIDLGQSLEKFDILRRQEKEE; this is encoded by the coding sequence ATGAGAAAGCCAGAATTGCTTGTTCCGGCAAGCAGTCTTGAAGTATTAAAAATTGCAGTTGTTTTTGGAGCAGATGCTGTTTATATCGGCGGAGAAGTTTTTGGGCTTCGTGCCAAGGCAAAGAACTTTTCAAAAGAAGATATGGCAGAAGGAATTGCATTTGCTCATGAACATGGTGTGAAAGTTTATGTGACTGCAAATATTCTTGCACATAATTATGATTTGGATGGTGTAAGAGAATATTTTAAAGAGTTAAAAGAGATTGGACCGGATGCATTGATTATTTCTGATCCGGGAATCTTTACGATAGCAAAGGAAATCTGTCCTGAGATAGAAATACATATTTCTACTCAAGCGAATAATACCAATTATGGAACCTATCAGTTTTGGTATGGACAAGGTGCAAAGCGTGTGGTTTCTGCAAGAGAATTGTCTTTGGCAGAAATCAAAGAAATCCGGCAGAATATTCCGGAGGATATGGAAATAGAGACATTTATTCATGGAGCAATGTGTATTTCTTATTCCGGAAGATGCTTACTCAGCAATTATTTTACCGGAAGAGATGCGAATCAGGGAGCATGTACCCATCCGTGTCGCTGGAAATATGCAGTCGTAGAAGAGAAAAGACCGGGAGAATATTTACCGGTGTATGAAAATGAACGGGGAACTTACATTTTTAACTCCAAGGACTTGTGCATGATTGAGCATATTCCGGAAATGATAGACGCAGGGATTGATAGTTTTAAAATAGAAGGTAGAATGAAGACTGCACTTTATGTTGCGACAGTAGCGAGAACTTATCGAAAGGCAATTGATGATTATTTGGAATCAGAAGAAAAATACCGTCAGAATATGCCATGGTATTTAGACCAGATTTCTAACTGTACGTATCGGCAGTTTACAACCGGATTCTTTTTTGGAAAGCCAAGTGAAGAGTCACAGATATATGATAGTAACACTTATGTGAAAGAATATACTTATCTTGGAATTGTGGGAGAGCAGAATGCTCAGGGATTTTACAGAATTGAGCAGAGAAATAAATTCTCTGTGGGGGAAGAAATTGAAGTAATGAAGCCAAATGGGGATAATATCCTTGTTACTGTAAAAGCAATACAGGACGAAGATGGAAACCCAATGGAATCAGCACCTCATCCAAAGCAGGTGTTGTATATTGACCTAGGTCAAAGCTTAGAAAAGTTTGATATCTTACGCAGACAGGAGAAGGAGGAATAG
- a CDS encoding O-methyltransferase produces MIVEERLITYINSLDNGNTEILDKIENEARKNYVPIIRKETQNLLKLLLAMNCPKRILEVGTAVGFSALLMEEYNPVECRITTIENYEKRIPIAKENFLHAGKQNVIELLEGDAAEILKTLQEPYDFIFMDAAKGQYINFLPEVMRLLNKGGILVSDNVLQDGDIIESRFAVTRRDRTIHKRMRDYLYEITHMKELVTSVLPVGDGVTISVKKEGNEV; encoded by the coding sequence ATGATAGTAGAAGAACGTCTGATTACCTATATCAATTCTCTGGATAATGGGAATACAGAAATTTTAGACAAAATAGAAAATGAGGCACGCAAAAATTATGTGCCCATCATACGCAAGGAAACACAGAATTTATTGAAACTCCTGCTTGCCATGAACTGCCCGAAACGTATCTTAGAGGTGGGAACGGCAGTAGGATTTTCTGCATTGTTGATGGAGGAATACAATCCGGTGGAGTGTCGGATTACTACCATTGAAAATTATGAAAAAAGAATTCCAATAGCAAAGGAAAACTTTTTGCACGCAGGAAAGCAGAATGTGATAGAATTATTAGAAGGGGATGCTGCAGAGATTTTGAAAACACTGCAGGAGCCTTATGATTTTATTTTTATGGATGCAGCAAAAGGACAATACATCAATTTTTTGCCGGAAGTGATGCGGTTGTTAAATAAAGGCGGAATTTTGGTGTCTGATAATGTATTGCAAGATGGGGATATCATAGAGTCCAGATTTGCAGTTACCAGAAGAGACCGTACTATTCATAAAAGAATGCGGGATTATCTTTATGAGATTACCCATATGAAAGAACTGGTTACTTCTGTATTGCCGGTCGGTGATGGAGTGACTATTAGTGTGAAAAAGGAAGGAAATGAAGTATGA
- a CDS encoding endolytic transglycosylase MltG, which translates to MKSGRTALQLLGIILSTLLMVLVIFVVIQLATVAYDLGYRVFTEPAMESAPGRDVMVEVEQNMSAWDLGIEMEEKGLVDNHMLFTIQLKLSSYAKEIKSGLYTLNTSMTAKEMMQVMAKEEIEETDE; encoded by the coding sequence ATGAAAAGTGGTAGAACAGCATTACAGTTGCTGGGAATTATTTTAAGCACGTTGCTGATGGTTTTGGTTATATTTGTAGTGATTCAGCTGGCAACAGTAGCATATGATCTTGGCTATCGGGTATTTACAGAACCGGCGATGGAAAGTGCTCCGGGAAGAGATGTTATGGTAGAAGTAGAACAGAATATGTCTGCCTGGGACTTAGGAATTGAGATGGAAGAAAAGGGACTGGTTGATAACCATATGCTTTTTACAATACAGCTTAAGTTATCTTCTTATGCGAAGGAGATTAAATCGGGATTATACACCTTAAATACGTCTATGACTGCAAAAGAGATGATGCAAGTGATGGCGAAGGAAGAAATCGAGGAAACTGACGAATGA
- a CDS encoding YlbF family regulator, translating to MCMYRVDECIGLLVDALKESPEYQKYQEMRARIHMDPEKERQVNEFRKRTYLLQNSREQIDLFTEIDRLQEESAPLRAQPDVSEYLAAELALCRMFQHINYRLMQEIDFD from the coding sequence ATGTGTATGTATCGGGTAGATGAATGTATCGGACTTTTGGTGGATGCGCTGAAAGAAAGCCCGGAGTATCAGAAATATCAAGAAATGCGCGCCAGGATTCATATGGATCCGGAAAAGGAACGTCAGGTGAATGAGTTTCGTAAAAGAACTTATTTATTACAAAATAGCAGAGAGCAGATTGACCTGTTTACGGAAATTGACCGTTTACAGGAAGAATCTGCACCTTTGCGGGCACAGCCTGATGTGAGTGAATATCTTGCAGCGGAATTAGCACTATGCCGTATGTTCCAGCATATTAATTACCGTTTGATGCAGGAAATTGATTTCGACTAA
- a CDS encoding ribonuclease J: MQGVGNLWRCNLKKQQTNNSKLKIIPLGGLEQIGMNITAFEYEDSIIVVDCGLSFPEDDMLGIDLVIPDVTYLKNNIDKVKGFFITHGHEDHIGAIPYVLKDINVPIYATKLTIGIIENKLREHNMLTKVKRKVVKYGQHINLGCFRVEFIKTNHSIQDAAALAIYSPAGIVVHTGDFKVDYTPVFGDSIDLQRFGEIGKKGVLALMCDSTNAERPGFTNSERTVGKTFDNIFADHPHTRIIIATFASNVDRVQQIINSAYKYGRKVVVEGRSMVNIINTATELGYLQIPENTLIDIEQLKDYPDEQTVLITTGSQGESMAALSRMASNLHKKVTIKPGDTIIFSSNPIPGNEKAVSNVINELFMKGAEVIFQDAHVSGHACQEEIKLIYSLVKPKYAIPVHGEYKHLTAQAKVAEELGINKDNIFILSSGDVLELDEEGAAITGQVPVGDILVDGLGVGDVGNIVLRDRQHLAEDGIIIVVMTLESGSGQVLAGPDIVSRGFVYVRGSESLMDEAKQVLEDTMEYCMEKNITDWGKIKTSIKDDLGEFVWKKTKRRPMIMPIIMEV, translated from the coding sequence ATGCAGGGTGTTGGCAACTTGTGGAGGTGCAATTTGAAGAAACAACAAACAAACAATTCAAAATTAAAAATCATTCCTTTAGGTGGATTAGAACAGATTGGAATGAATATTACTGCCTTTGAATATGAGGACAGTATTATTGTGGTAGATTGCGGTCTGTCATTCCCGGAAGACGATATGTTAGGAATTGACTTAGTTATTCCGGATGTAACTTATTTGAAAAATAATATTGATAAAGTAAAGGGATTTTTTATTACCCATGGTCATGAAGACCATATTGGAGCAATTCCTTATGTACTAAAAGATATTAACGTACCGATTTATGCAACAAAGCTTACTATTGGTATTATTGAAAACAAACTGCGTGAGCATAATATGTTGACAAAGGTAAAGCGCAAAGTAGTAAAATACGGACAGCACATTAATTTGGGATGTTTCCGAGTAGAATTTATTAAGACAAATCACAGTATTCAGGATGCTGCAGCACTTGCAATTTATTCACCGGCAGGAATTGTTGTTCATACCGGAGACTTTAAAGTAGATTATACACCGGTATTTGGTGATTCCATTGATTTGCAGAGATTTGGTGAAATTGGAAAGAAGGGTGTACTTGCATTGATGTGTGACAGTACCAATGCAGAGCGTCCGGGATTTACAAATTCCGAACGTACGGTAGGAAAGACCTTTGATAATATTTTTGCGGATCATCCACATACCAGAATTATTATCGCAACCTTTGCTTCTAATGTGGATCGTGTACAGCAGATTATCAACTCTGCATACAAATATGGCAGAAAGGTAGTCGTTGAAGGACGCAGTATGGTAAATATCATCAATACGGCAACAGAGTTGGGATATTTACAGATACCGGAAAATACACTAATTGATATCGAACAGTTAAAAGATTATCCGGATGAACAGACGGTACTCATCACGACAGGAAGTCAGGGAGAGTCTATGGCAGCATTGTCACGTATGGCATCCAATCTTCATAAAAAGGTAACGATTAAGCCGGGAGATACTATTATTTTTAGTTCTAATCCAATTCCGGGAAATGAAAAGGCAGTATCTAATGTAATCAATGAATTATTTATGAAAGGTGCAGAAGTAATCTTTCAGGATGCACATGTATCCGGACATGCCTGCCAAGAGGAAATCAAGTTGATTTATTCTCTGGTAAAACCGAAATATGCCATTCCGGTTCATGGAGAATATAAGCATTTAACAGCACAGGCAAAGGTTGCAGAAGAATTGGGAATCAACAAGGATAATATTTTTATTCTTTCTTCCGGAGATGTGCTGGAGTTAGATGAAGAGGGAGCTGCTATTACCGGTCAGGTTCCGGTAGGAGATATTTTGGTAGATGGACTTGGTGTTGGCGATGTAGGAAATATCGTATTACGAGATCGTCAGCATCTGGCAGAGGATGGAATCATTATTGTAGTTATGACATTGGAATCAGGAAGCGGTCAAGTATTGGCAGGACCGGATATTGTAAGTCGTGGTTTTGTCTATGTAAGAGGATCGGAAAGCCTTATGGATGAGGCAAAACAGGTATTAGAAGATACCATGGAATACTGCATGGAAAAAAATATTACAGATTGGGGAAAAATTAAGACTTCAATCAAAGATGATTTAGGTGAGTTTGTCTGGAAGAAGACAAAAAGAAGACCAATGATTATGCCGATTATTATGGAAGTGTAG
- a CDS encoding Fur family transcriptional regulator — translation MLQDDFKQILKEKGLKITKQRILVLEALASCEDKHLTAEEIYEIVKADFPEIGLATVYRTIQLLVELDLVESIQLGDGYVRYEIGKLNGEEAHHHHHLICLECGKIISFRDDLLDELEARIMESASFQVTNHEVKLYGYCKECLRKRQESQS, via the coding sequence ATGCTTCAGGATGATTTTAAACAGATATTAAAGGAAAAAGGGCTGAAAATTACGAAACAGAGAATACTAGTATTAGAAGCTCTTGCGTCTTGTGAGGATAAACATCTGACTGCGGAAGAAATATATGAAATAGTAAAAGCCGATTTCCCGGAAATCGGATTGGCGACTGTTTACAGAACCATACAGTTGTTAGTAGAACTTGACTTGGTGGAAAGTATTCAATTAGGTGATGGTTATGTGCGTTATGAAATTGGAAAGTTGAATGGAGAAGAGGCACATCACCACCATCATTTAATATGCTTAGAGTGTGGGAAGATTATCTCTTTTCGGGATGACCTGTTAGATGAATTAGAGGCGCGGATAATGGAATCAGCCTCTTTTCAGGTCACCAACCATGAAGTAAAGCTTTACGGCTATTGTAAAGAATGTCTGAGGAAGAGACAGGAGAGCCAGTCATAA
- a CDS encoding DUF1292 domain-containing protein, with product MEKVTFRAPDSEESVEFYVVEQTKINGMDYLLVSVEEDGDSDAFILKDVSQENEEESVYEMVESEEELEYMSKIFAEILEDVDITL from the coding sequence ATGGAAAAAGTGACATTTCGCGCTCCCGATAGTGAGGAGAGCGTAGAATTTTATGTAGTAGAGCAGACGAAAATCAATGGAATGGATTATCTGTTGGTATCGGTAGAAGAGGATGGGGATTCTGATGCGTTTATTTTGAAGGATGTATCACAGGAAAATGAAGAAGAATCCGTGTATGAAATGGTAGAATCTGAGGAAGAATTGGAATATATGTCCAAGATTTTTGCAGAAATTCTAGAAGATGTAGATATAACATTATAG
- the ruvX gene encoding Holliday junction resolvase RuvX, with protein MRIMGLDFGSKTVGVAVSDALLVTAQGVEIIGRKSPGKLRQTLARIQELVDEYQVDKIVLGFPKNMNNTEGERCEKTLEFKEMLEKRCGLEVILWDERLTTVAADRAMMEGGIRRENRKQYVDKLAAVFILQGYLDSLAFQKE; from the coding sequence ATGCGAATTATGGGACTGGACTTTGGTTCCAAGACAGTAGGGGTCGCAGTAAGCGATGCCTTATTGGTAACTGCCCAGGGAGTGGAGATTATTGGTCGAAAGTCACCGGGAAAACTACGTCAAACTCTTGCAAGAATACAGGAGTTGGTGGATGAGTATCAGGTGGACAAAATTGTACTTGGATTTCCCAAAAACATGAACAATACGGAAGGGGAACGTTGTGAAAAGACCCTTGAATTTAAAGAAATGTTAGAGAAGCGCTGTGGTTTGGAGGTCATTTTATGGGATGAACGTCTTACTACTGTTGCAGCGGATCGTGCCATGATGGAAGGCGGAATACGCCGAGAAAACAGGAAACAGTATGTAGATAAGTTGGCGGCTGTATTTATTTTACAGGGGTATCTGGATTCACTGGCATTTCAAAAGGAATAA
- a CDS encoding IreB family regulatory phosphoprotein: MQDKNNTQYFKVEKEQQIKVDDVLEIVYSALKEKGYNPVNQIVGYIMSGDPTYITSHKNARSLIMKVERDELVEEILRRYIKSNSWE, encoded by the coding sequence ATGCAGGATAAGAATAATACACAATATTTTAAAGTGGAAAAAGAGCAGCAGATAAAGGTTGATGATGTGCTGGAAATCGTATATAGTGCGTTAAAGGAAAAGGGATATAATCCCGTGAATCAGATTGTTGGATATATTATGTCCGGTGATCCAACGTACATTACCAGCCACAAGAATGCCAGAAGTCTTATTATGAAAGTGGAAAGAGACGAATTGGTAGAAGAGATTCTGCGGCGATATATTAAGAGTAATTCCTGGGAATAG
- the mtaB gene encoding tRNA (N(6)-L-threonylcarbamoyladenosine(37)-C(2))-methylthiotransferase MtaB: MRKAALHNLGCKVNAYETESMQQLLEAAGYEIVPFDQKADVYVINTCSVTNIADRKSRQMLHRAKKLNPDSVVVAAGCYVQTSREQAEADEAIDILIGNNKKHELPELLEQFFREKQGKRTEVEDIAKDKTYETLSLSRTAEHTRAFIKVQDGCNQFCSYCIIPYARGRVRSRELTDVLKEVETLAKNGYREVVLTGIHLSSYGVDINENLLHLIQEVHEIEGIERIRLGSLEPKIVTEEFAKSLSELPKVCPHFHLSLQSGCDATLKRMNRKYTCEEYAQGCALLRKYFEHPAITTDVIVGFPGETEAEFETTRKFLKEIEFFEIHIFKYSVRKGTKAAEMKDQVPEEIKTRRSDILFEDLEPMNREFLEWHIGKEAEVLMEEKVTFSGKEYFLGHTKEYVKIAVPYTENLENKLVTGKVKGMLKEHILLME, from the coding sequence ATGAGAAAAGCAGCATTACACAACCTTGGATGTAAGGTAAATGCGTATGAAACAGAAAGTATGCAACAATTGCTGGAGGCAGCGGGATACGAGATTGTACCTTTTGACCAGAAGGCAGATGTATATGTGATTAATACTTGTTCGGTAACTAATATTGCGGATCGTAAGTCCAGACAGATGCTTCATCGGGCAAAAAAGTTGAATCCGGATAGTGTGGTGGTGGCAGCAGGATGCTATGTTCAGACTTCAAGAGAACAGGCAGAAGCGGATGAAGCCATCGATATTTTGATTGGAAATAATAAAAAACATGAATTACCGGAATTACTAGAGCAGTTTTTCAGGGAGAAACAGGGAAAAAGAACAGAAGTCGAGGATATTGCAAAGGATAAGACCTATGAAACATTAAGTTTAAGCAGGACAGCAGAGCATACCAGAGCTTTTATTAAGGTGCAGGATGGATGTAATCAGTTTTGCAGCTATTGTATTATTCCTTATGCAAGAGGTAGAGTTAGAAGCCGGGAATTAACGGATGTTTTAAAGGAAGTAGAAACGTTAGCAAAGAATGGATATCGGGAAGTGGTGCTGACAGGAATTCATTTAAGTTCCTATGGTGTTGATATCAATGAAAATCTTCTGCATTTGATACAGGAGGTTCATGAGATAGAGGGAATAGAAAGAATTCGGTTAGGGTCTCTGGAACCAAAAATTGTAACGGAAGAATTTGCAAAAAGCTTATCAGAACTACCAAAAGTATGTCCACATTTTCATCTGTCTTTGCAAAGCGGCTGTGATGCTACTTTAAAACGTATGAACCGTAAGTATACTTGTGAAGAATATGCACAGGGCTGTGCCCTTTTGCGTAAGTATTTTGAGCATCCGGCAATTACCACAGATGTGATAGTAGGATTTCCGGGAGAGACAGAAGCGGAATTTGAAACTACCAGAAAATTTTTAAAAGAAATTGAATTTTTTGAAATTCATATCTTTAAATATTCTGTGCGTAAGGGAACAAAAGCGGCAGAAATGAAAGACCAGGTTCCGGAAGAAATAAAGACCAGAAGAAGTGATATTTTATTTGAAGATTTGGAACCTATGAATCGTGAATTTCTGGAGTGGCATATTGGAAAAGAAGCAGAAGTGTTAATGGAAGAAAAAGTGACCTTCAGTGGAAAAGAATATTTTTTGGGACATACAAAAGAGTATGTAAAAATAGCAGTACCATACACAGAAAACCTAGAAAATAAGCTGGTAACAGGAAAGGTAAAAGGTATGCTGAAAGAGCATATATTATTGATGGAATAA
- a CDS encoding HPr family phosphocarrier protein produces MKTVQISLNSIDKVKSFVNAITQFETDFDLISGRYVIDAKSIMGIFSLDLSKPIDLAIHADSQANMDEILEILKPYMV; encoded by the coding sequence ATGAAAACAGTACAGATTTCTTTAAACTCCATTGACAAGGTAAAATCTTTCGTAAACGCAATCACTCAGTTTGAAACTGATTTTGATTTAATTTCCGGAAGATATGTCATTGATGCAAAATCCATTATGGGTATCTTCAGTTTAGATTTATCCAAGCCAATCGATTTAGCAATTCATGCTGATTCTCAGGCAAACATGGATGAAATTTTAGAGATTTTAAAACCTTACATGGTTTAA